In a genomic window of Allomeiothermus silvanus DSM 9946:
- a CDS encoding alpha-glucosidase/alpha-galactosidase has product MPKITFIGAGSTVFAQNLMGDILSFPELAESTLVLYDINPERLKTSEIVAHKVAQSLGARPQIIATTDRVQALEGAHYAINMIQVAGYKPGTVIDFEIPKKYGLRQTIADTLGIGGIMRGLRTIPVLLEMAREMERLCPGVLHLNYVNPMAMNTWALLKATRIKTVGLCHSVQGTAEQLAQDIGVPVEEINYLCAGINHMAFYLKFERNGEDLYPRIRAFLESGKTAYRGHGLVKLSDSVRYEVFRRLGYFVTESSEHFSEYVPWFIKRDRPDLIAKFGIPLDEYIRRCEEQIAGWEELRAKLEHSTEPLPVRRSHEYGSLIIHSQETGTPRVVYGNVLNHHLIDNLPQGCCVEVPCLVDKNGVQPTRIGLLPPHLAALMRTNIGVQELTVEAVLSGKREHIYHAAMLDPHTAAELDLEQIWNLVDELLEAHGEWIPEPLRSKGCVLPV; this is encoded by the coding sequence ATGCCCAAAATCACTTTTATCGGCGCGGGAAGTACGGTGTTTGCCCAGAACCTGATGGGCGATATCCTGAGCTTTCCCGAACTGGCGGAGTCCACCCTGGTGCTCTACGACATCAACCCCGAGCGGCTCAAGACCTCCGAGATCGTGGCCCATAAAGTAGCCCAGAGCCTGGGAGCCAGGCCGCAGATTATCGCCACCACCGACCGGGTTCAAGCCCTCGAGGGCGCCCATTACGCCATCAACATGATCCAGGTGGCAGGCTACAAGCCTGGCACGGTGATCGACTTCGAGATCCCTAAAAAGTACGGCCTGCGCCAGACCATCGCCGACACCTTGGGGATCGGTGGGATCATGCGGGGGCTGCGCACCATCCCAGTGCTTTTGGAGATGGCCCGCGAGATGGAGCGGCTGTGCCCGGGGGTCTTGCACCTCAACTACGTCAACCCCATGGCCATGAACACCTGGGCCTTGCTTAAGGCCACCCGGATCAAGACGGTGGGGTTGTGCCATAGCGTGCAGGGCACCGCCGAGCAGCTCGCCCAGGATATCGGGGTGCCGGTGGAGGAGATCAACTACCTCTGTGCCGGGATCAACCACATGGCTTTTTATCTCAAGTTTGAGCGGAACGGGGAAGACCTCTACCCCCGGATTCGGGCCTTCCTCGAATCCGGAAAAACCGCCTACCGCGGCCACGGCCTGGTGAAGCTCTCCGATAGCGTGCGCTACGAGGTGTTCCGCCGCCTGGGCTACTTCGTCACCGAGTCCAGCGAGCACTTCAGCGAGTACGTGCCCTGGTTTATCAAGCGGGACCGCCCCGACCTCATCGCGAAGTTCGGCATCCCCTTGGACGAGTACATCCGCCGCTGTGAGGAGCAGATCGCGGGGTGGGAGGAACTGCGGGCCAAGCTCGAGCACAGCACCGAGCCCCTACCCGTCCGCCGCAGCCACGAGTACGGCTCGCTCATCATCCATAGCCAGGAAACCGGCACCCCTCGAGTGGTCTACGGCAACGTGCTCAACCACCACCTCATCGATAACCTGCCCCAGGGCTGTTGCGTGGAGGTCCCCTGTCTGGTGGACAAAAACGGCGTCCAGCCTACCCGAATCGGTCTCCTCCCGCCCCACCTGGCCGCCCTCATGCGCACCAATATAGGCGTGCAGGAACTCACCGTCGAGGCAGTACTCAGCGGAAAGCGCGAGCACATCTACCACGCGGCCATGCTGGACCCGCACACCGCCGCCGAACTCGACCTGGAGCAGATTTGGAACTTGGTAGACGAACTGCTCGAGGCCCACGGCGAGTGGATCCCGGAACCCCTGCGTAGCAAAGGCTGCGTTCTTCCGGTCTAG
- a CDS encoding integrase core domain-containing protein, with protein sequence MQFTTVGREIWRGARQAQRLAEANASDPEVQERLRKLRLVKALRESKKSWKEIQDLVGISRATYHRWQKALKEKGLAGLKPRSRRPKHLRTKVHWTPGLLIRIETLRKENPTWGRWSIWLTLRKEGFQMSERTVGRILAYLEKHRRIESVAGYLARTQRGKLKRRVNRPYAKRKPRGYEARAPGDLVQVDTLTLTLGPGSMVKHFSAIDLHSRFVLAEVHSRATAKLSEGFLSLLLARAPFPIRAIQVDGGSEFMAEFEEACCALGIALFVLPPRSPKLNGHVERMQRTFKEEFYTRPLPTPLSELQAELDTYLDYYNRRRPHMALGGLAPLEFLAKMQEESVPQRVSNVLTDYTGLTRQSL encoded by the coding sequence GTGCAGTTTACCACCGTTGGCCGAGAGATATGGAGAGGCGCTAGACAAGCACAGAGGCTGGCCGAGGCCAACGCAAGCGACCCAGAGGTCCAGGAACGTCTGCGCAAGCTCCGACTGGTCAAAGCCCTGCGTGAAAGTAAAAAGAGCTGGAAGGAGATCCAGGACCTGGTCGGGATCAGCCGGGCCACCTACCACCGCTGGCAAAAAGCCCTAAAAGAAAAGGGCCTGGCTGGACTCAAACCCCGCTCCCGCCGCCCTAAGCACCTGCGCACAAAGGTCCACTGGACCCCAGGGCTGCTCATTAGAATAGAAACTCTCCGCAAGGAAAACCCCACCTGGGGACGCTGGTCCATCTGGCTTACCCTCCGCAAGGAGGGTTTCCAGATGAGCGAACGCACGGTGGGGCGCATCCTGGCCTACCTGGAGAAGCACCGACGTATCGAGAGCGTGGCCGGCTACCTGGCCCGGACTCAAAGAGGGAAGCTAAAGCGAAGGGTAAACCGGCCCTACGCCAAAAGGAAGCCCCGAGGATACGAGGCCAGGGCTCCTGGGGACCTGGTCCAGGTGGACACCCTCACCCTGACCTTAGGACCGGGAAGCATGGTCAAGCACTTCTCGGCGATTGACCTCCATAGCCGGTTTGTCCTGGCGGAGGTGCACAGCCGGGCCACGGCTAAGCTTTCTGAGGGGTTCTTGTCCTTGCTTCTGGCCAGGGCCCCTTTTCCCATCCGGGCCATCCAGGTGGATGGGGGCAGCGAGTTCATGGCCGAGTTTGAGGAGGCCTGCTGTGCTCTGGGGATTGCCTTGTTTGTGCTACCGCCGAGGAGTCCTAAACTCAATGGTCACGTGGAGCGGATGCAGCGGACCTTCAAGGAGGAGTTCTACACCCGGCCTTTGCCCACCCCGCTCAGCGAGCTGCAGGCAGAGCTGGATACCTACCTGGACTACTACAACCGCCGAAGGCCTCACATGGCCCTGGGGGGTCTTGCTCCGCTGGAGTTTTTGGCTAAGATGCAAGAGGAGTCGGTTCCTCAAAGAGTCTCAAATGTGTTGACCGATTACACGGGGTTGACAAGGCAATCCCTTTGA
- a CDS encoding aminotransferase class I/II-fold pyridoxal phosphate-dependent enzyme — translation MFRSRRTPEPTIFLELDRAKFQAKAQGLQVIDLSIGASDLPPLREALEALKSAVDDPRTYGYCLKSGTLPFLEAATAWYARRYGLELDPHHEALALIGSQEGLAHLLLAVADPGDGLLLPEVAYPSYFGAAKVAGLETHPIPLGPDFLPVLEAIPEEVARKARLLLLNYPNNPTSALADAGWWRDTLSFAEKYDLLLVHDNPYVDQVYAGQAPSPLALPGGKERVVELFSFSKSYHLAGFRLGFALGNAEALRAVEAVKGPVDFNQYAGIQRMGIACLELPEERVRQDARVWQRRARALVGALGEIGWKVQEPKACMYLWAQLPPGLDDLEFCLRLLAQSGVALAPGRGFGPGGYGYVRFALVQPEPVLGEAAQRIGEFLRVRA, via the coding sequence ATGTTTCGCTCCCGCCGCACGCCGGAACCGACGATCTTTCTCGAGCTGGACCGGGCAAAGTTCCAGGCCAAGGCCCAAGGGCTGCAGGTGATTGACCTCTCGATCGGGGCTTCCGACCTACCCCCACTCCGTGAAGCCCTGGAAGCGCTCAAAAGCGCCGTGGATGACCCCCGCACCTACGGTTACTGCCTCAAGTCAGGAACCCTACCTTTTCTGGAAGCGGCCACCGCCTGGTATGCCCGGCGTTATGGCCTCGAGCTAGACCCCCACCACGAAGCCTTGGCGCTGATCGGTTCGCAAGAAGGGCTGGCCCATCTGCTTTTGGCGGTGGCGGACCCCGGCGATGGCCTCCTACTGCCGGAGGTCGCGTATCCGAGCTACTTCGGCGCGGCAAAGGTAGCGGGGCTCGAGACCCACCCGATCCCCCTTGGCCCCGACTTTCTGCCGGTGCTGGAGGCCATCCCCGAGGAGGTGGCCCGCAAAGCCAGGTTGCTGCTGCTCAACTACCCCAATAACCCAACCTCTGCCTTAGCCGATGCAGGCTGGTGGAGAGATACCTTGAGCTTCGCCGAGAAATATGACCTGCTGCTGGTACACGATAACCCCTACGTGGACCAGGTATACGCCGGCCAAGCCCCCTCTCCCCTGGCGCTGCCGGGCGGCAAAGAGCGGGTGGTGGAGCTTTTCAGCTTCTCCAAAAGCTATCATCTGGCCGGGTTTCGCTTGGGCTTCGCACTAGGCAACGCCGAGGCTTTGCGCGCGGTGGAGGCCGTCAAGGGGCCGGTGGACTTTAACCAGTACGCCGGGATCCAGCGCATGGGTATCGCCTGCTTGGAGCTACCCGAAGAGCGGGTGCGGCAAGATGCGCGGGTATGGCAGCGCCGGGCCAGGGCGCTGGTCGGGGCGTTAGGGGAGATCGGCTGGAAGGTGCAGGAGCCCAAAGCCTGCATGTACCTTTGGGCCCAACTACCCCCGGGGCTGGATGACCTCGAGTTCTGTTTGCGCCTGTTGGCCCAAAGCGGGGTAGCGCTCGCACCGGGGCGTGGGTTTGGCCCTGGCGGGTACGGCTATGTGCGTTTCGCCTTGGTGCAGCCCGAGCCAGTGCTGGGTGAGGCTGCCCAACGCATCGGAGAGTTTTTGCGTGTGAGGGCCTAA
- a CDS encoding MFS transporter → MNSPWAVLAAAMTAGTAISAIGFAYPTLSPYLRTDLGLSLTAVGLLNTFIYLGTMLGALPAGWLTDRFGSRRVLILAALAAAGLTWMIPLVAHTEFFFLVLLVGVGLVVAASTPAGSQAVAQAFPPTQRGTVIGLRQMAVPLGGALASALLPPIAEHFGWRWASLGIGLIALFAAWATSWLYREQGSSGLRSPHPSLPLGRILGQRDIVLVAIAGLTLPTGQFIMITYLILFLKERFGIPELTGAALLTAANLAGAFSRVFWSWLSDRLGGRRKPLLVSIVTLAAFCALSLAWLPMGTPLWFKAVIITLFGATALGWQGLHFSLLTELSPSGLEGRVVGFGLIFTSIGIALAPPVFGFVVEQTSSYTVGWLVLALIYAVGLGLLSRVREPL, encoded by the coding sequence GTGAACTCACCTTGGGCCGTCCTCGCCGCGGCCATGACCGCCGGGACTGCCATCTCGGCCATCGGCTTCGCTTACCCTACCCTTTCGCCCTACCTCCGCACCGACCTGGGGCTCTCGCTCACCGCGGTGGGGCTCCTCAACACATTCATCTACCTGGGTACCATGCTGGGCGCTCTGCCCGCAGGCTGGCTGACCGATCGTTTCGGCAGCCGCCGGGTACTGATCCTGGCCGCACTCGCCGCTGCTGGGCTGACATGGATGATCCCGCTAGTAGCCCATACCGAGTTCTTCTTCCTGGTCTTGTTGGTAGGGGTCGGCCTGGTGGTCGCCGCCTCCACCCCGGCGGGTTCGCAAGCGGTCGCTCAGGCTTTCCCACCCACCCAGCGTGGAACGGTGATCGGGCTGCGGCAAATGGCGGTTCCCCTGGGCGGGGCACTGGCCTCGGCCCTTCTTCCGCCCATCGCAGAGCATTTCGGCTGGCGTTGGGCCTCGTTGGGGATTGGGCTGATCGCCTTATTCGCGGCCTGGGCGACGAGCTGGCTCTACCGAGAGCAGGGCTCGAGCGGACTGCGATCCCCCCACCCGAGCCTGCCGCTGGGCCGAATCCTTGGCCAGCGCGACATTGTGCTGGTAGCTATCGCGGGCCTGACCCTGCCTACCGGGCAGTTCATCATGATCACCTACTTGATCCTTTTTCTGAAAGAGCGCTTCGGCATCCCTGAGTTGACCGGCGCGGCCTTGCTCACCGCGGCCAACCTGGCCGGAGCCTTCAGCCGCGTCTTCTGGTCGTGGCTGTCAGACAGGCTGGGCGGGCGGCGTAAGCCTTTGCTGGTGAGCATCGTAACCTTGGCGGCTTTTTGTGCTCTCTCGCTGGCTTGGCTGCCGATGGGCACGCCTTTGTGGTTCAAGGCGGTGATCATCACCTTGTTTGGCGCGACTGCCCTGGGCTGGCAGGGTCTTCACTTTTCTCTCCTCACCGAGCTTTCGCCGAGCGGGCTCGAGGGCCGGGTGGTGGGGTTTGGCCTGATCTTTACCTCGATTGGGATCGCCCTGGCCCCCCCGGTGTTCGGCTTCGTGGTGGAGCAAACCTCCAGCTACACGGTGGGTTGGTTGGTGCTGGCTCTGATCTACGCGGTGGGGCTGGGGTTGCTCTCGAGGGTGCGGGAGCCTCTATAA
- a CDS encoding toxin-antitoxin system HicB family antitoxin, which translates to MQTTLRIDDELYRRAKAEAARQGITLTQFLEEALRLRLQYRPGKPVKLPTFDSGKVFDFTSEQLKELIQSDDSAYDLHKLGRS; encoded by the coding sequence ATGCAGACGACCCTCCGTATTGATGACGAGCTGTACCGGCGCGCCAAGGCCGAGGCTGCGCGACAGGGGATTACCCTGACCCAGTTTCTCGAGGAGGCGCTCCGTTTGCGGCTTCAGTACCGTCCGGGTAAGCCGGTTAAGCTCCCTACCTTCGATAGCGGCAAGGTTTTTGACTTTACATCGGAACAGCTTAAAGAGCTCATCCAATCGGATGATTCCGCATATGACCTCCACAAGCTGGGGAGGTCCTAG
- a CDS encoding type II toxin-antitoxin system VapC family toxin, translating to MYVLDVNVLIYAFRRDSPQHPACYAWLSGSLATGESVGVPSWVELAVLRINTLPSLGDLAAPLKDVLAFLYELRSHPSYQLVEPGPKHLPIFEDLCQRLGLRGNDLNDAFIAALAIEHGATLVSTDRGFARFPGVRRIDPLET from the coding sequence GTGTATGTGCTCGACGTTAACGTGCTGATCTATGCCTTCCGACGAGACTCGCCACAGCACCCCGCTTGTTACGCTTGGCTGAGCGGATCGCTGGCAACGGGAGAGAGCGTCGGAGTCCCAAGCTGGGTCGAACTCGCGGTGCTGCGCATCAACACCCTACCCTCTCTGGGAGATCTAGCCGCGCCTCTCAAAGATGTGTTGGCCTTCTTGTATGAGCTAAGGAGCCATCCTTCGTATCAGCTCGTCGAACCCGGCCCGAAGCATCTCCCCATCTTCGAAGACCTTTGCCAACGCCTAGGCCTACGCGGTAATGATCTCAACGATGCTTTTATAGCGGCGCTGGCCATCGAGCACGGAGCTACGCTGGTCAGCACCGACAGGGGTTTTGCGCGTTTTCCGGGCGTGCGCCGGATAGACCCTTTGGAAACCTAA
- a CDS encoding threonine aldolase family protein, producing MRIIDLRSDTVTKPTPAMRRAMAEAEVGDDVYSEDPTVHRLEALAAEMLGLEAGLFMPSGTMTNQVALMLHLQRGQEVIAPKGAHIYEYEPGSLSVLAGGVIRLVEAPYGVPDPEAVRSAIHTSPHQAPTGLIALENTHNSAGGTVVPLEAGRAIQQVAEEAGLPTHLDGARLFNAATALGVAPAELAKGFRTVSICLSKGLGAPVGSVLLMPKDYRAEAWRYRKMLGGGMRQAGVLAAAGILALTEGPKGLARDHQMARALAEGLLRMHVEVDLNSVQTNMVYAHVPRAADFVERLRQAGVLANAMGSRVRFVTHRDLADEDIPAALERIESALHVV from the coding sequence ATGCGCATCATTGACCTCCGCTCCGACACGGTGACCAAGCCCACCCCGGCCATGCGGCGCGCAATGGCCGAAGCTGAGGTAGGCGACGACGTGTACTCCGAAGACCCCACAGTTCATCGGCTCGAGGCCCTGGCCGCTGAGATGCTGGGCCTGGAAGCGGGGCTCTTCATGCCCTCGGGTACCATGACCAACCAAGTAGCCCTAATGCTCCATCTCCAACGCGGCCAGGAGGTGATTGCGCCCAAGGGAGCTCACATCTACGAGTACGAACCGGGTTCTTTGAGTGTGCTCGCGGGGGGGGTGATCCGGCTGGTGGAGGCCCCCTACGGCGTCCCCGACCCCGAGGCGGTGCGCTCGGCCATCCACACCTCGCCGCACCAAGCCCCTACGGGGTTGATTGCCCTCGAGAACACCCACAACTCCGCGGGCGGAACGGTGGTCCCCCTCGAGGCCGGACGTGCTATCCAACAGGTCGCGGAAGAAGCCGGGCTGCCTACCCACCTCGACGGGGCCCGGCTGTTCAACGCAGCGACCGCGCTGGGCGTCGCGCCCGCCGAGCTGGCCAAAGGATTCCGCACGGTTTCGATCTGTCTTTCCAAAGGGTTGGGCGCACCGGTGGGGTCGGTGCTGTTGATGCCCAAGGACTACCGGGCCGAGGCCTGGCGTTACCGCAAAATGCTGGGCGGGGGGATGCGCCAGGCCGGGGTGCTAGCCGCGGCGGGTATCCTGGCCCTCACCGAGGGGCCTAAGGGCCTAGCGCGCGACCACCAAATGGCCCGCGCGCTGGCCGAGGGACTCCTGCGAATGCACGTCGAGGTGGACCTGAATTCGGTCCAGACCAACATGGTCTATGCCCACGTTCCCCGCGCCGCCGACTTCGTGGAGCGGCTGCGCCAGGCGGGGGTGCTGGCCAACGCGATGGGAAGTCGGGTACGCTTCGTCACCCACCGCGACCTGGCCGACGAGGATATCCCCGCTGCGCTCGAGCGCATCGAATCCGCGCTACATGTGGTCTAA
- a CDS encoding glycerophosphodiester phosphodiesterase → MTLHAKGLLLGHRGAPRAARENTLESFRLALQAGLDGIELDVQRTRDGVLVIHHDFDLQGVAIASLPWAELAAQAPWMPRIEQVFELYEEFPKASLNLELKSQPPSSDGRESDLARALAAWPQRERAWISSFDPLALIRLEKAGVDVPMALLYAQTEVLELLPCLPVRGVHPHFSLLTPEQVEEFKAKGLFVVTWTVNDGETAKRLLAWGVDGVIGDLPQELLASRA, encoded by the coding sequence ATGACGCTTCACGCGAAAGGTCTGTTGCTGGGCCACCGCGGTGCTCCCCGAGCGGCAAGAGAAAACACCCTGGAGTCCTTCCGGCTAGCGCTCCAAGCCGGACTAGATGGAATAGAACTGGATGTCCAACGTACTCGAGACGGGGTGCTGGTGATTCACCACGATTTTGATCTGCAGGGGGTGGCCATTGCGAGCCTTCCCTGGGCCGAGCTTGCGGCCCAAGCCCCCTGGATGCCTAGAATCGAGCAGGTTTTCGAACTCTACGAGGAGTTCCCCAAAGCCAGCCTCAACCTCGAGCTCAAGAGCCAGCCACCCTCGAGCGATGGGCGCGAATCTGACCTGGCCCGGGCTTTGGCCGCTTGGCCGCAGCGGGAGCGCGCTTGGATCAGCTCCTTCGACCCGCTGGCGCTTATCCGATTGGAAAAAGCAGGCGTAGACGTGCCCATGGCCCTGCTCTATGCCCAGACGGAGGTGCTCGAGCTGCTTCCTTGTCTGCCGGTGAGGGGCGTGCATCCCCACTTCTCCCTGCTTACGCCTGAGCAGGTAGAGGAATTCAAAGCCAAGGGGTTGTTCGTGGTGACCTGGACGGTCAACGATGGGGAAACCGCGAAGAGGCTGTTGGCGTGGGGGGTGGATGGGGTGATTGGAGATTTACCCCAGGAACTGCTGGCGAGCCGGGCTTAG
- a CDS encoding ComEA family DNA-binding protein, whose product MGLYSLWPRLFPRFTPVQEQGLAASPLVPPSSFTAPPLDTAHLSGPSGPPSAHPVSLNQATLEELDTLPGIGPALARRIIEGRPYSSVDDLLRVRGIGEHTLERLRPLVTP is encoded by the coding sequence TTGGGGCTTTACAGCCTGTGGCCTCGGCTTTTTCCCCGCTTCACCCCCGTTCAAGAGCAGGGCCTTGCGGCGAGCCCCCTAGTGCCGCCCTCCAGCTTTACAGCACCGCCGCTCGATACAGCCCATCTTTCTGGCCCATCGGGCCCTCCCTCTGCCCACCCGGTCAGCCTCAACCAGGCCACCCTCGAGGAACTGGACACCCTTCCTGGTATAGGCCCCGCCCTCGCCCGCCGGATCATCGAGGGGCGTCCTTATAGCTCGGTGGACGACCTTTTGCGGGTCCGAGGGATTGGAGAGCATACCCTCGAGCGCCTGCGCCCGCTGGTAACCCCATGA
- a CDS encoding DNA internalization-related competence protein ComEC/Rec2 translates to MIPYALGAGALLGALTQESPWAFLGLLVGIWLPQRVRWSAIGAFVLVVLRLSTLADPWTERIGQSVILEGHLRDGFLWTPEGKVYVRYFPRLEDGVYRLEGTLVRPEPKRNPGGFDQSLWLKGLGVKAVLEVRQVLSRQPASPTYRDRYRQTLQSGLSPEVAALATALTLGEREGLGELYEAFQQAGLAHALALSGLNVGILVGAALILLYPLGPRRYWVAIPLAWAYVWLAGSSPSLLRASLMATVVLVALAVGKGRNALLGGLMLALAVHLAWEPYGVFSLSFLLSYLAVLGIAILLPVLPRPKEWWGYVGEVFALTLSAQIFLIPLLLHNFNQLPLLSPIANLVVLPLLNLLVPLTFIKGLWSGFAGILAFPVEIFSQLSIWLTRWLAGGPQLFWGEISPAGFALYYLGLAPLLLALYKFISWRPALLLCSAAVLSSALPARFQRAEVWQLDVGQGDASLVRLPDQTAILIDGGRPYAAKRVVRALHALGIRKLDLVVATHPDADHIAALPEVLAKIPVARVLAGPIKPRDPLDLALREAAQSVGTPVMTALAGSSLRLGEARLTFWGPQGNEPDDNARSLVFVLEWRGRRALFTGDAPTAAEAAWPALPIHLLKVGHHGSKTSTGEELLRKTHPQVALIGVGRNSYGHPTAEVLERLDQHGVEVHRTDREGAIRVQLW, encoded by the coding sequence ATGATCCCCTACGCCCTGGGAGCCGGAGCCTTGCTCGGCGCGCTCACCCAGGAGAGCCCCTGGGCATTCTTGGGTCTTCTGGTCGGAATTTGGCTGCCCCAGCGGGTACGCTGGTCGGCCATAGGGGCCTTTGTGCTGGTGGTGCTACGGCTATCCACCCTGGCCGACCCTTGGACTGAGAGAATCGGGCAAAGCGTGATCCTCGAGGGCCACCTCCGCGACGGGTTCTTGTGGACCCCAGAGGGAAAGGTGTATGTCCGGTATTTTCCTCGCCTGGAGGACGGGGTGTATAGGCTCGAAGGAACCCTGGTTCGCCCAGAGCCTAAGCGCAATCCCGGCGGCTTCGATCAGAGCCTGTGGCTCAAAGGGCTCGGGGTCAAGGCGGTGCTGGAGGTGCGGCAGGTTTTGAGCCGGCAGCCCGCAAGCCCCACCTACCGCGACCGCTATCGCCAAACCCTACAGAGCGGGCTCTCCCCGGAAGTAGCCGCGCTCGCCACCGCGCTAACCCTGGGCGAGCGCGAAGGCTTGGGAGAGTTATATGAGGCCTTCCAACAGGCGGGGCTGGCCCATGCCCTGGCCCTCTCCGGGCTCAACGTGGGCATCCTGGTGGGGGCCGCCCTGATCTTGCTTTACCCGCTCGGCCCGCGGCGCTACTGGGTAGCGATCCCGCTGGCTTGGGCCTATGTCTGGCTGGCGGGCTCGAGCCCCAGCCTACTGCGGGCCAGCCTGATGGCGACGGTGGTGTTGGTGGCCTTAGCCGTGGGGAAAGGGCGCAATGCTCTGCTAGGCGGGCTGATGTTGGCCCTGGCGGTCCACCTGGCGTGGGAACCCTATGGGGTGTTCAGCCTATCGTTCCTACTCTCCTACTTGGCCGTGCTGGGCATCGCGATATTGTTACCGGTGCTGCCCCGGCCCAAGGAGTGGTGGGGCTATGTGGGCGAGGTCTTTGCCCTTACCCTCTCGGCCCAGATCTTTCTGATTCCCCTCCTCCTCCATAACTTCAACCAACTTCCCCTCCTCTCCCCTATCGCTAATTTGGTAGTCTTGCCGTTACTCAACCTGCTGGTTCCGCTGACCTTTATCAAGGGGCTATGGAGCGGGTTCGCCGGGATTTTAGCCTTCCCGGTCGAGATTTTCTCCCAGCTCTCGATCTGGCTAACCCGGTGGCTGGCTGGGGGACCCCAGCTTTTTTGGGGAGAGATCTCGCCAGCAGGATTTGCCCTTTACTATCTAGGGTTGGCTCCCTTGTTGCTAGCGCTGTACAAGTTCATTTCCTGGCGGCCTGCTCTGCTGCTTTGCTCGGCCGCGGTGCTCTCGAGCGCCCTGCCCGCCCGGTTTCAGCGGGCTGAGGTCTGGCAGTTGGACGTGGGTCAGGGGGACGCCAGCCTGGTCCGCCTGCCGGATCAGACCGCCATTCTGATAGACGGCGGGAGGCCCTACGCGGCAAAGCGGGTGGTGCGCGCTCTCCACGCATTGGGCATCCGCAAGCTCGACCTGGTGGTGGCCACTCACCCCGACGCCGACCACATCGCAGCCCTCCCCGAGGTGCTGGCGAAAATCCCGGTAGCGCGGGTGCTAGCAGGGCCCATCAAGCCGCGAGACCCCCTCGACCTGGCCCTGCGGGAGGCCGCCCAAAGCGTAGGAACCCCGGTGATGACGGCCTTGGCAGGGAGTTCACTGCGGCTGGGCGAGGCCCGACTGACCTTTTGGGGTCCCCAAGGGAACGAACCTGACGACAACGCCCGTAGTCTGGTGTTCGTCCTTGAGTGGCGTGGGCGCCGGGCTCTATTTACCGGCGATGCCCCCACCGCTGCCGAGGCGGCCTGGCCCGCCCTTCCCATCCATCTGCTCAAGGTGGGGCATCACGGTTCAAAAACCAGCACCGGGGAGGAGTTGCTAAGGAAAACCCATCCTCAGGTGGCCCTCATCGGGGTCGGAAGGAACAGCTACGGTCATCCCACCGCCGAAGTGCTGGAAAGGTTAGATCAGCACGGCGTCGAGGTTCACCGTACCGATCGGGAGGGAGCGATCCGGGTTCAGCTTTGGTAG
- a CDS encoding ParB/RepB/Spo0J family partition protein: MSKKPSGLGKGLDALLPKPQAALVRLPLALIKPGPSQPRRNFDQEALEELAASIKEKGLLQPLLVRPKGEGYELVAGERRWRASQLAGLHEVPAVIRDITDREALELALVENLQREDLNPVEEAQGYQRLVEMGLSQEEIAKAVGKARTTVTNAIRLLQLPKSALAALEAGEITAGHARALLALPNSKREWGLQEILSKNLTVRDSEKLKDRAEQPVQKAPITRQEAYPEIARSLSRQLGWKVRFVGEKKGRLEIQYHSREELEAILKRLGYQS, from the coding sequence GTGTCCAAGAAGCCTAGCGGGTTAGGTAAGGGGCTGGATGCTTTGCTGCCCAAACCCCAAGCGGCCTTGGTCAGGTTGCCTTTGGCTCTGATCAAACCCGGTCCCTCCCAGCCTCGCCGTAACTTCGATCAGGAAGCCCTGGAGGAACTCGCGGCCTCGATCAAGGAAAAGGGCCTGTTACAGCCGCTATTGGTGCGGCCCAAGGGCGAAGGGTACGAGTTGGTAGCCGGGGAGCGCCGCTGGCGAGCCTCGCAGCTGGCCGGGCTGCACGAGGTTCCCGCGGTGATCCGCGACATCACCGACCGAGAGGCTCTCGAGCTGGCCTTGGTGGAGAACCTTCAGCGCGAGGACTTGAATCCGGTAGAAGAAGCCCAAGGATACCAACGCCTGGTAGAGATGGGGCTTTCCCAAGAGGAGATTGCTAAAGCCGTCGGCAAAGCCCGGACTACGGTGACCAACGCCATACGGCTATTGCAGCTTCCCAAGAGTGCCCTGGCCGCGCTGGAGGCTGGGGAGATCACCGCTGGGCACGCTCGAGCCCTACTGGCGCTGCCTAATTCCAAGCGGGAGTGGGGGCTACAGGAAATCCTCAGTAAGAACCTCACTGTGCGCGACAGCGAGAAGCTAAAAGACCGCGCCGAGCAGCCCGTACAAAAGGCCCCTATCACCCGCCAAGAAGCCTACCCCGAGATTGCCCGCAGCCTCTCACGGCAACTGGGTTGGAAGGTGCGTTTTGTGGGGGAGAAGAAGGGGCGGCTTGAGATTCAATATCACTCCCGGGAAGAACTCGAGGCCATCCTAAAGCGGCTGGGCTACCAAAGCTGA